The Cinclus cinclus chromosome 3, bCinCin1.1, whole genome shotgun sequence genome has a window encoding:
- the ZBTB24 gene encoding zinc finger and BTB domain-containing protein 24 isoform X2: MAKTADPSEKLIIYSKAHKDTILANFEEQRKKDFLCDITLIVENVQFRAHKALLAASSEYFSMMFVNEDEIGQSIYMLEGMVADTFGVLLEFIYTGCLCASENSTEQILATAQLLKVTDLVWACTDYLESRSPGSALPAPTESGASVVASDRKNDDPPKRKRGRPRKIKVVQEEEESGANSAEDGQLRENNSMQNEQNYMKKNTEVEETVASEQASVGKDGEETEPACGSEAAVDLSAEKDENYDPKSEGIQSTQSRYSKRRIRRSIKLKDYKLLGDEDEKRLAKRTDGKRKRVDSEARCKDCGKVFKHNHFLAIHQRSHTGERPFKCSECGKGFSQKHSLQVHERMHTGERPYTCTICSKALTTKHSLLEHMSLHSGQKAFTCDQCGKYFSQKRQLKSHYRLHTGKCFNKDH; encoded by the exons ATGGCAAAAACAGCTGATCCTTCTGAGAAATTGATCATCTACTCCAAAGCTCACAAAGATACCATTCTAGCTAATTTTgaggaacaaaggaaaaaggattttctttgtgacatcaCTCTGATAGTGGAGAATGTGCAATTCAGAGCCCATAAAGCtttgctggctgccagcagcgAATACTTCTCAATGATGTTTGTAAATGAGGATGAAATAGGGCAGTCAATTTACATGTTGGAGGGAATGGTTGCAGACACCTTTGGAGTTCTGCTAGAATTCATCTACACTGGTTGCCTCTGTGCCAGTGAGAATAGCACAGAACAAATCCTGGCTACTGCACAGCTGCTGAAAGTGACTGACTTGGTATGGGCCTGTACAGACTACCTGGAAAGCCGCAGCCCAGGTAGTGCATTGCCAGCTCCCACTGAAAGTGGAGCCTCTGTTGTTGCAAGTGACAGGAAAAATGATGATCCACCAAAGCGGAAACGGGGGCGACCAAGGAAAATCAAGGTTGtccaagaagaagaagaatcaGGAGCAAATTCTGCCGAAGATGGGCAGCTGAGAGAGAACAACTCCATGCAAAATGAgcaaaattatatgaaaaaaaacactgaagtaGAAGAAACAGTAGCCAGTGAACAGGCTTCAGTGGGGAAAGATGGAGAAGAAACTGAACCTGCTTGTggctcagaggctgctgttgATCTGTCAGCTGAGAAAGATGAAAACTACGATCCCAAATCTGAAGGAATACAGAGCACTCAGAGCCGTTACAGCAAACGGAGAATAAGGAGATCAATCAAACTAAAAGATTATAAACTTCTTGGGGATGAGGATGAGAAAAGACTGGCTAAGAGAactgatggaaaaagaaaacgTGTGGATTCTGAGGCTCGCTGTAAAGACTGTGGCAAAGTATTTAAGCATAATCACTTCTTGGCTATTCACCAGCGAAGCCATACAG ggGAGCGCCCTTTTAAATGCAGTGAGTGTGGCAAAGGCTTTTCCCAGAAGCATTCTCTTCAAGTCCATGAGCGGATGCACACCGGGGAACGGCCATACACGTGCACCATTTGCAGCAAGGCTCTGACAACAAAGCATTCTCTTCTGGAGCACATGAGCCTACATTCAG